A single window of Acidimicrobiia bacterium DNA harbors:
- the rodA gene encoding rod shape-determining protein RodA gives MALFMESKTSSEQEGAKSTPIDILLLLSMILLISFGILMVYSASRDLDGSRLMERQVVFAGIGLGLFLLLSWMDYREFRLFSPVVYAVTIFMLTIVFAQAKVAGTNRWLSLPGGFNLQPSEFAKLSVILLLAAVLAGTFDDEDLTWRRLGAALLMLALPGALIVLQPDLGTALAFGFVTIVVLFAAGATIWQLSGLFSLAGLGVWIIFKYELLLDYQLARLTSFLDPAADKLGSGYNVLNSLTTIGSGQLFGRGLFNGALTERSFVPEQETDFIFTAVGEQLGFIGGALVLFAYALIILRLLRIATAASDRFGSLIAVGVAGLFVFHVIVNVGMTLAVMPVTGLPLPFMSAGGSSMLAMCMALGVAHSVWRHRDLKPARSKS, from the coding sequence ATGGCCCTGTTCATGGAATCGAAAACTTCTTCCGAACAGGAGGGGGCCAAGTCAACGCCCATCGATATTCTGCTCCTGCTGTCGATGATCTTGCTCATTTCATTCGGTATCTTGATGGTGTATTCGGCCAGTCGGGATCTTGATGGCTCTCGTTTGATGGAACGCCAGGTCGTCTTTGCCGGTATCGGCCTTGGCCTGTTTCTCCTGTTGTCCTGGATGGACTACCGGGAGTTCCGCCTGTTCTCTCCGGTGGTATATGCGGTAACGATCTTCATGCTTACGATCGTGTTCGCCCAGGCGAAGGTCGCCGGTACCAACCGATGGTTGTCACTTCCTGGCGGGTTCAACCTTCAGCCATCGGAGTTTGCCAAACTGTCCGTCATCCTGCTGCTGGCCGCCGTGCTTGCCGGCACGTTCGACGACGAAGACTTGACGTGGCGCCGGCTTGGGGCGGCCCTGTTGATGCTGGCGCTTCCCGGAGCCCTCATCGTCCTCCAGCCAGACCTTGGCACGGCTCTGGCCTTCGGATTTGTCACGATCGTTGTCCTATTCGCGGCCGGGGCGACTATCTGGCAGCTGTCCGGCCTCTTTTCGCTCGCCGGACTTGGCGTCTGGATCATCTTCAAATACGAGTTGCTGTTGGATTATCAACTTGCCAGGCTCACGAGCTTTCTCGATCCAGCTGCCGACAAGCTCGGGTCCGGGTATAACGTTCTCAACTCCCTCACGACGATCGGATCAGGTCAACTCTTCGGTCGCGGACTCTTCAACGGAGCGCTCACCGAACGATCGTTTGTGCCTGAGCAGGAAACCGACTTCATCTTCACCGCGGTTGGTGAGCAATTGGGCTTCATCGGGGGAGCCCTCGTTCTCTTTGCCTATGCGCTGATAATCCTGCGTTTGCTCCGTATTGCGACCGCAGCATCTGATCGATTTGGCTCTCTGATTGCCGTCGGAGTCGCCGGGCTGTTCGTTTTTCATGTCATTGTCAATGTCGGCATGACCCTGGCCGTGATGCCCGTCACCGGGCTCCCGCTACCGTTTATGAGCGCCGGGGGTTCGTCCATGCTGGCTATGTGCATGGCCCTCGGTGTGGCACACTCGGTGTGGCGGCACCGGGATCTGAAACCGGCGCGAAGCAAGTCTTAA
- the mreD gene encoding rod shape-determining protein MreD, with protein sequence MNARSIVWGLALVALAVIVQTTLFSRLDDLGVVADIVMVVVLVSARWLDPEPALLLGFTGGVLYDLNGTTPIGLRAMVFTILAYGAVRLATSSEGSHLSAAIAVVVLSFAGVVLFTMVGTLFGQGSLRGISVVQTFVLFPLFNGVLSIAVGPLIKRVMVKEKVLL encoded by the coding sequence GTGAACGCCAGATCGATTGTCTGGGGTCTCGCTTTGGTGGCCCTGGCCGTGATCGTCCAGACGACCCTGTTCAGTCGCCTCGACGATCTTGGCGTGGTGGCCGATATCGTCATGGTCGTCGTTCTCGTCTCGGCCAGATGGCTCGATCCGGAACCTGCACTGCTACTCGGGTTCACCGGCGGCGTACTCTACGACCTCAACGGCACGACTCCCATTGGACTCAGGGCCATGGTTTTCACCATCCTGGCGTACGGAGCCGTACGGCTGGCCACCAGTTCGGAGGGCTCTCACTTGTCGGCCGCCATCGCGGTGGTCGTCCTCTCGTTTGCCGGTGTCGTGTTGTTCACCATGGTGGGTACTCTGTTCGGACAGGGAAGCCTGAGAGGTATCAGCGTGGTACAGACGTTCGTGCTCTTTCCGCTTTTCAACGGGGTGCTGTCGATAGCCGTCGGTCCGTTGATCAAAAGGGTGATGGTCAAGGAGAAAGTGCTCCTATGA
- a CDS encoding thymidine kinase, translating into MFSGKSEELIRRVTRSMIARIPVQTFKPGLDTRYSLSQVTSHSSLRVDAQPVDSSAALLRAVNKETIVIGVDEGQFFDEGLVAVCEALAVAGKQVIVAGLDLDYLGRPFDPIPRLAARSEYVTKMLAVCHRCGAPAAFTQRIVDSDELVVLGATDSYEARCRLCYDPAEPEQTRLEM; encoded by the coding sequence ATGTTCTCTGGCAAAAGCGAAGAGTTGATCCGGAGGGTGACCCGCTCCATGATCGCCCGAATTCCCGTTCAGACGTTCAAGCCGGGTCTTGACACTCGCTATTCGCTGAGTCAGGTCACCTCCCACTCGAGCCTGCGGGTCGATGCTCAACCAGTTGACTCATCGGCTGCCCTGTTGCGGGCGGTAAACAAAGAGACCATCGTCATCGGCGTCGATGAAGGCCAATTTTTTGACGAGGGTCTCGTGGCGGTGTGCGAAGCCCTGGCGGTGGCCGGCAAACAGGTCATTGTGGCGGGCCTTGACCTCGATTACCTCGGGCGCCCGTTTGATCCGATTCCCCGGCTGGCCGCCCGATCCGAGTACGTTACGAAGATGCTGGCGGTGTGCCATCGGTGTGGGGCGCCGGCGGCGTTTACCCAGAGAATCGTCGACAGCGATGAACTGGTGGTCCTGGGCGCAACCGATTCGTACGAAGCTCGATGCCGACTCTGTTATGACCCCGCGGAACCGGAACAGACCCGCCTGGAAATGTAA